The following coding sequences are from one Halorubrum sp. BOL3-1 window:
- a CDS encoding Lrp/AsnC family transcriptional regulator, with protein MDDLDRRILSILRRDARTPYTEIADRVGTSEGTVRNRVDRMTDEGVIERFTVTTRTGNVKAMIEISVEMNVDTAAVGERMVEWEEVDFVWQVSGEDDVVLVVDAVDTRAVNELISQAREMDEVKSTKTRLILDERLG; from the coding sequence ATGGACGACCTCGACCGACGGATCCTCTCGATCCTGCGACGGGACGCGCGGACGCCGTACACGGAGATCGCGGACCGAGTCGGGACCTCCGAGGGGACCGTGCGCAACCGCGTCGACCGGATGACCGACGAGGGCGTGATCGAGCGGTTCACCGTCACGACCCGCACCGGCAACGTGAAGGCGATGATCGAGATCTCGGTGGAGATGAACGTCGACACCGCCGCGGTCGGTGAGCGGATGGTCGAGTGGGAGGAGGTCGACTTCGTCTGGCAGGTCTCCGGCGAGGACGACGTCGTGCTCGTCGTCGACGCGGTCGACACGCGCGCCGTCAACGAGCTCATCTCGCAGGCCCGCGAGATGGACGAGGTCAAGTCGACGAAGACGCGGCTCATCCTCGACGAGCGACTGGGCTGA